In the Pirellulales bacterium genome, TACGCCAACACGTTCAAGAAGAAGGACACGGCTGAGGATGGCTCGGAAGTCGAGCAGGAAATTCCATTCCTCAAGGAATACACCGTATTCAACGCGAGCCAGGTCGAGGGACTGCCCAGCTATTTCTATGAGCTTGCCAAGGCGATCGAGACCAAGCCGCTTGCCCGCATCGAACACGCCGAGCGGTTCTTTGCCAACACTAAGGCAGACATTCGTTACGGCGGAAACCGTGCTTACTACGCGAACGAGGCCGACTATGTCCGGATGCCGCCCTTCGAGACGTTTAGGGATGCCGAAAGCCACGCCGCCACGCTGGGCCATGAATTGACGCATTGGACCAAGCACGCTTCACGACTCAATCGCGACCTCGGCCGCAAGAAATGGGGCGACGAAGGTTATGCGATGGAGGAGTTGGTTGCCGAACTCGCGAGCGCCTTCCTTTGTGCTGATCTTTCGATCACGCCGGAAGTTCGCGAAGACCACGCCAGCTATATCCACAAATGGCTGAAAGTTTTGAAGGACGACAAACGGGCCGTGTTCTCCGCCGCATCACTGGCGAGCCAAGCCGCTGACTTTCTGCACGGCTTGCAACCGCAGTCCGTCGAATGACCTGGCCACGTGCCGTCCGCCGGAGTGATCCGGCGGACGGTTCTTTCATCCACATATTAAGGACGCCCGCACATGGACCCCAACCAAACCTATCTCGATATGTACGACGCCATGCGCGAAGGAGACCACGAGACGGCCAGAGCCCTGGCCCTTGTCTTGAAACGCTGGTTTGTCAGCGGCGGATTCTATCCCTACCAGTTCAGCCCCGAAGAAATGAACGCCTACATCGCCACCGCGTTGCGGCGTACCGCTCACCTGGCCTAACCACACACCAGAAAGGCTTTCACATGTACTACGTCATTTGTCCGACCTGCCAGGCAAAAGTTGAGATCCCCGCTGATGCCGTCGGCCCCGACCGCGCCGACCTATACAACGTCGTCCATTGCGACGATTGCAACACCGGCTTTGACTACGACGACGAAAACGTTATCGAGGAGCCGGAACCGACTGATCCGGCTGGATAAACCAGCCGCACAAATATCGTCGCCACGGGCCGGCTCACCGCCGGCCCGTGGCTTCTACGCGTTCTCACGTATCGAAAGTAATTGTTAATCATTCTGTGGTACGCTCAGACCGCCATCACACTCAGGAGAGGCATATTTTGCGATTCGGTTACGTTGCCATCGTATTCGGCATTCTCATTGCTTCCCTGATCGCTGTGGGCAGACCAGCGGCATTTCCTTCGGACGATGGATTCTTTTACCC is a window encoding:
- a CDS encoding zincin-like metallopeptidase domain-containing protein is translated as MEHAERFFANTKADIRYGGNRAYYANEADYVRMPPFETFRDAESHAATLGHELTHWTKHASRLNRDLGRKKWGDEGYAMEELVAELASAFLCADLSITPEVREDHASYIHKWLKVLKDDKRAVFSAASLASQAADFLHGLQPQSVE
- a CDS encoding MJ0042-type zinc finger domain-containing protein; translated protein: MYYVICPTCQAKVEIPADAVGPDRADLYNVVHCDDCNTGFDYDDENVIEEPEPTDPAG